CTGCAGGGAGgaccctcagccccacagacTTTCTGTTTGGCACACGTGTGAGCGTGCTCTGCAATGAGGGGTGAGTCCTGAGGCAGTGCTGCCATTGGGTCACAGCACGGCTGGTGCTCATGCATGGAGCCGCggctctgggctgggctgctctcTTGCAGCTGTCCTCGCTGCAGTGCTTTGGTGATAAGTGCTTTTCCCTTTTGAATTCCAGCTTTGGGCTGGGAAGGAATGAGGCATAGCTGCAGTGAGTGGGCTGGGCCCTGGGCTTATGGCAGCCTTTTCCTCCAGGTGTCATCCAGAGGAAATCTAATTGCCAGAGGGTAAATACCCCACTAGGACCGCTGTGGTATCGCTTTGTAACTGCAGGCTTCAAAACAGATTACCTGCAGTATTCCAACTGAATGTGTTTGTGCCGTAATGAAGAAAAGGGATTATGCTTGAATGTTAAAGCTGAGCTAGAAAGCAGGAGCGAAACGCTTCCCACCCAGCAGTCTGACTCATGCCCTCTCTCTGCTTCCAATCAGGGCACACATGCAGTGCTGACAGACCTGCAGGCTTGCAAAGTGGAGCTCACACATATCCAGCTTGTgttccttcctccccagcaggagctggcatTGCCTGCCTGTTCTGCCCCTCTGTGCAGCAGAGGCTTTTTCCTACAAATACTCCCTTAGGGAGGCCTGGAGGGAAATGACAGCACCTCCCATGGATGGGACGCACACATGAGGGTGGAGGGATTATGTTATCCATGGAAGCAATATTAGCTATTATCACTGGTATGCAAATGATGACGTCTCAGAGCAGAAGGATGTGAGTGAGTGCTGCCAGGACAGGAGGtcagcttccagcagcacatCCACAGAAGGCAGATTCCCACCTGATCACATCAGCACCGGGAGGAAAACGCTCCCAGTTTCAGGGTACTCACACAGATCtcttctgctgtgtgctttcaCACAGGTACCAACTCCATGGCAGGAATTTCATCCAGTGTTGGCTTAAAGGAGATGACGTTGAGTGGAGTAAACTTCCAACCTGTGAACGTAAGGCTAATCTGATCCTCCTCTGAGCTCAGTAGATCCCACAGGCTAAGGTATAAGACTGGTATAACCCCATCTACACAGCGTGTTTGATTTCCTTTACGCCGTGTGCTGAGAAGCACCCattctgctgctgatgctgcatCTCAGCAGCTTAGTTCCATGTTTTCTCATCACAGTATTTTCTCATGACGTGAGGTGAGCAGTGGAGGGGATGGGCTGAGATTCCTCGTGCTGAAGAGCCGGGGCACAGCAAGCCGAGCACAGGGAGTGCTGGCGGCCCATCTTTACCTGTTCAGATCTCTTCAGATATCTTAGCTGGATTCAGACGAAGCATTTAACCTTCATTGTTCTGGAGGCTATCAGTAACgctgctgttggctttctgTCATGCAGTAATCACCTGCTCTTCACCCCCTCGGATCAGCAATGGGAGGCACAATGGTGAAGGTGTAGAAAAGTTTGCTTACAACTCAACAGTGACCTACAGCTGTGATCCCGGCTTCCAACTCATTGGGAATGAGAGCATCCGTTGTACGAGAGCAGACAATGCAGGAGGGGCATGGAGTGGAGCAGTGCCCCATTGTAAAGGTGATTTCCTTTGAGTTTAGGATTCACGATGGGTTTGGTGCTCAGTATGCACCAGCTGAGCATACTGTGAGTGCTTAGCACAGGTATGAGCCATACTGAGATCTGAAGAAGCAGCCAAACAGTGCTGCTGAGTAGGGGATGAAGTGTCTGAGAGGGAGAGCTCTGACCAATGTATATTGTTTTTACCACAGAGAAAAGCCCACCTGTCCAACTCAGAGCAAAACCCATGGAAAGGGGTCCTCCTCCCCGCAGTGAGTCGCAGTGATTCCAACCCAGTTGAATTAAGCCCCGCATTTCCAGACTTAATTCTCCCCTTTATCACAGTTGGCTGAAAAAGCCATCCTGTGAGTTTTGTGGTTTTCATTCCCTTCAGGTTCCCAGAAACACAGCCTCAAAGCACCCAAAAAGACTTTCACGATGGAAATGAAACTCAGCCTCTATAAGAAGGCACTCCAAAACACCAACTCCTTATCCCCTTCTTCTTCGTTCTCCAGGAAGCCAGGTGAGCCCAGCACCGCCCATAGGGCATCCAGCAGAGCTCATTCATGGCACCCATGCTTTGTTCCCTTTAAGTATCCACAGCTCTCATCCCTCCCCATGTTTCTCCTCcatggcagggagctgtgcaACCTCAGCGCTCAAATTTGTGGTGCCTCTGTACAAAACCCAAAGCTTCTTCTCTCCCAGAACGCACCAGAGATCTCCGTGTTCTCCCAAGTACCGCAGCATCTCTGCTGTTCTCCCCAAGGCCGGCTGCTCTGACAACATATGGTGGTCTAAAGCTGCAGCATTTTGTGGGAGTGAGTGTTGAATCTGTTGTCCCGTTGTTAGAAgtgatgctgcagcacacagcccggAGCTCTGGGCTCCATCCCAGTTAACGCTGTGTTGTTCCACCCCAGCGCGGTCGTGGGCAGCCAGGAGAACCCAGACATGGCAGAAGTGCTGCTATCACCGGTTTCCCATCCGCTGCAAAGGGCTCTTTTACCTGTAGGAGTGGTGAGtgttggttgggttggaaaCAGTGGCAAAGTGGGAAGTGTAAGCAGAAGATGACCAATGGGAGAGGCATAGgaccccccaaagcccccccagaGGGTCTCACTGCACAGCTGGAGATGTGGTGCAAAGCCTTTCTCAGGTGTGAGCCCGGCCCATC
Above is a window of Gallus gallus isolate bGalGal1 chromosome 26, bGalGal1.mat.broiler.GRCg7b, whole genome shotgun sequence DNA encoding:
- the LOC124417409 gene encoding complement decay-accelerating factor-like isoform X1; its protein translation is MVSTALGCMGDSNETFPGSSILLGGWDDNTTIPKGCSSACCLCSGEDPELSSWDWGSHLKRSSHTTGACGPPPRMTHSQPFGVEQLSSFPVGSRVTYTCLHGAIRIPGLLDTVQCLPGSRWSELRDPCGLSCTTPTTLHFAALSEMDEMINFYPVGFTVSYICRPGYKNISESQPTSTCLESLTWSEVPELCQRKSCGPPAAPPAGRTLSPTDFLFGTRVSVLCNEGYQLHGRNFIQCWLKGDDVEWSKLPTCELITCSSPPRISNGRHNGEGVEKFAYNSTVTYSCDPGFQLIGNESIRCTRADNAGGAWSGAVPHCKEKSPPVQLRAKPMERGPPPRSSQKHSLKAPKKTFTMEMKLSLYKKALQNTNSLSPSSSFSRKPGSCATSALKFVVPLYKTQSFFSPRTHQRSPCSPKYRSISAVLPKAGCSDNIWWSKAAAFCGTRSWAARRTQTWQKCCYHRFPIRCKGLFYL
- the LOC124417409 gene encoding complement decay-accelerating factor-like isoform X2, producing the protein MGSGGGVKNPDTSSCWACAAVQGSIHPALLLALLGLLGMPMAHGACGPPPRMTHSQPFGVEQLSSFPVGSRVTYTCLHGAIRIPGLLDTVQCLPGSRWSELRDPCGLSCTTPTTLHFAALSEMDEMINFYPVGFTVSYICRPGYKNISESQPTSTCLESLTWSEVPELCQRKSCGPPAAPPAGRTLSPTDFLFGTRVSVLCNEGYQLHGRNFIQCWLKGDDVEWSKLPTCELITCSSPPRISNGRHNGEGVEKFAYNSTVTYSCDPGFQLIGNESIRCTRADNAGGAWSGAVPHCKEKSPPVQLRAKPMERGPPPRSSQKHSLKAPKKTFTMEMKLSLYKKALQNTNSLSPSSSFSRKPGSCATSALKFVVPLYKTQSFFSPRTHQRSPCSPKYRSISAVLPKAGCSDNIWWSKAAAFCGTRSWAARRTQTWQKCCYHRFPIRCKGLFYL